In Trueperaceae bacterium, the following are encoded in one genomic region:
- a CDS encoding dipeptidase: MATASDTARAYARAHGERFLEELFEALRIPSISGDPAHAGDVARMADWLADSLRASGAENVAVMPTAGHPVVYGEWLGAGPEKPTVLVYGHYDVVPAAMADGWDTDPFEPVVRDGKVFARGATDDKGQLFVHVKALESYLKASGGAPVNLRFLIEGEEEVASPNLAPFIGEHLDLLGSDVCVISDSSMRAVEEPAITHSLRGMTYLEVEVKGPREDLHSGFFGGAVHNPAVALVEILATLYGPDGTIAVPGFYDDVVPLTDEERATIAKTDLTEAQLLEATGAPEAWGDERFTIRERVSARPTLDINGLWGGHPGPGPKTIIPASAGAHLSSRLVANQDPQRVFELIEAHVEAQAPDTVTVEVRLLTTGRPALIPSDLPEMKAAVRAYERGWGHAPVFTRGGGSIPVVADIVELMRIPVVMMGYGLDSDGLHAPNEHYAIEMFERGIETAIVYLEELADAAR, translated from the coding sequence ATGGCGACAGCTAGCGATACGGCACGGGCCTACGCCCGGGCGCACGGCGAGCGGTTCCTCGAGGAGCTCTTCGAGGCGCTGCGCATCCCGAGCATCAGCGGCGACCCGGCGCACGCCGGCGACGTCGCGCGGATGGCCGACTGGCTCGCGGACAGCCTGCGCGCGTCCGGGGCAGAGAACGTCGCGGTCATGCCCACCGCCGGCCACCCGGTCGTATACGGCGAGTGGCTCGGCGCGGGGCCGGAGAAGCCCACGGTGCTCGTCTACGGGCACTACGACGTGGTGCCCGCCGCGATGGCGGACGGCTGGGACACGGACCCGTTCGAGCCGGTGGTGAGGGACGGCAAGGTCTTCGCCCGCGGCGCGACCGACGACAAGGGGCAGCTGTTCGTCCACGTCAAGGCGCTCGAGTCGTACCTGAAGGCCTCGGGGGGAGCGCCGGTCAACCTGAGGTTCCTCATCGAGGGCGAGGAGGAGGTGGCGTCGCCCAACCTCGCGCCGTTCATCGGGGAGCACCTCGACCTGCTCGGCTCGGACGTCTGCGTGATCAGCGACTCGTCGATGCGCGCGGTCGAGGAGCCGGCCATCACGCACAGCCTGCGCGGGATGACCTACCTCGAGGTCGAGGTGAAGGGGCCGCGCGAGGACCTCCACAGCGGGTTCTTCGGGGGGGCCGTGCACAACCCGGCCGTCGCTCTCGTCGAGATCCTCGCCACGCTCTATGGCCCCGACGGCACGATCGCCGTTCCGGGCTTCTACGACGACGTCGTGCCGCTCACCGACGAGGAGCGGGCGACGATCGCGAAGACCGACCTCACGGAGGCGCAGCTCCTGGAGGCGACAGGCGCGCCGGAGGCGTGGGGAGACGAGCGGTTCACGATCCGCGAGAGGGTGTCGGCGCGGCCGACGCTGGACATCAACGGCCTGTGGGGCGGCCACCCCGGCCCCGGGCCGAAGACCATCATCCCCGCGAGCGCCGGGGCGCACCTGAGCTCGCGGCTGGTCGCGAACCAGGACCCGCAACGCGTGTTCGAGCTGATCGAGGCACACGTCGAGGCGCAGGCGCCCGACACCGTCACGGTCGAGGTCCGCCTGCTGACGACCGGGCGGCCGGCCCTGATCCCGTCCGACCTGCCGGAGATGAAGGCGGCGGTGCGAGCCTACGAGCGCGGCTGGGGTCACGCCCCGGTGTTCACGCGGGGCGGCGGCAGCATCCCGGTCGTGGCCGACATCGTGGAGCTGATGCGGATCCCCGTCGTGATGATGGGCTACGGACTGGACAGCGACGGGCTGCACGCGCCGAACGAGCACTACGCGATAGAGATGTTCGAGCGCGGCATCGAGACGGCGATCGTCTACCTCGAGGAGCTGGCGGACGCGGCGCGGTAG